From a single Gemmatimonadota bacterium genomic region:
- a CDS encoding RsmD family RNA methyltransferase yields the protein MRIVSGKFAGRHLTSPGRNVRPTPEGVRDRWLDLLEADLTGARVLDLFAGSGAIGLEALSRGARHVDFVENGAGALHSLKANVAALRVTKKCRVYKRDAIAFVAKLEAGAYDVCFADPPYGSRKLDLVIERWRQVPFAALLAIEHAKDHDVPIKGKSYDFEGETRVTVLRRRS from the coding sequence ATGCGAATCGTCAGCGGGAAGTTCGCGGGCCGACATCTGACCTCGCCCGGCAGAAACGTGCGCCCCACGCCGGAAGGCGTTCGTGACCGGTGGCTCGATCTCCTCGAGGCGGATCTCACCGGAGCACGAGTCTTGGATCTGTTCGCGGGCTCTGGGGCGATCGGGCTGGAAGCGCTCTCCCGCGGGGCGCGCCACGTCGACTTCGTCGAGAACGGAGCCGGTGCTCTCCACTCGCTCAAGGCGAACGTCGCCGCGTTACGGGTCACGAAGAAGTGTCGGGTCTACAAGCGGGACGCGATTGCGTTCGTAGCGAAGCTCGAGGCCGGTGCATACGACGTGTGTTTCGCGGATCCACCCTACGGATCGAGGAAACTCGATCTCGTGATCGAGCGCTGGCGGCAGGTCCCCTTCGCAGCGCTACTGGCGATCGAACACGCCAAGGACCACGATGTCCCGATCAAGGGGAAGTCGTACGACTTCGAGGGAGAGACCCGGGTGACGGTCCTGCGCCGGAGGTCCTAG
- a CDS encoding B12-binding domain-containing radical SAM protein: MSSSSSPRAPLLLAHSYYLVYDEKQTRKMKPYAPLGTLVTAALVRERGYEVELFDSMLAPGVEAFERMLDDVRPDLVGILEDNFNFLTKMCTLRMRRAALEMIEAAKQRGCRVVVNGSDATDRPLVYLAAGADAVILGEVEETFCDVVDVLTADPGADLGAVPGLALPGPGSSDTGANGSPDSVRRTALRTRISDLDALPFPAWDLVDVEQYRAAWTRTHGRLSWNMATSRGCPYGCNWCAKPVFGRQYAQRSPANVAEELRLLREHVRPDHVWFADDIFGLTAGWIEDFADEVTKRGTRTPFSIQSRVNLMKPRSVAALDESGAEEVWLGVESGSQQVLDAMDKGTQIEQIREATRTLKAQGIRACWFIQLGYLGEHKEDILRTRDLILEERPDEIGVSVSYPLPGTPFYEAVRSQVGTKRNWEHTDDLDMLFHGTYTADFYRMLRDILHEEVDAYNGGGATLSAEWDELWAREAEFRNLVAVHD; the protein is encoded by the coding sequence ATGAGTTCTTCCTCCTCACCTCGCGCACCGCTTCTGCTCGCGCACTCGTACTACCTCGTGTACGACGAGAAGCAGACGCGGAAGATGAAGCCGTACGCCCCGCTGGGTACGCTCGTCACGGCGGCGTTGGTCAGGGAGCGCGGCTACGAAGTGGAGCTCTTCGACTCGATGCTGGCCCCGGGGGTCGAGGCCTTCGAGCGGATGCTCGATGACGTCCGTCCTGACCTCGTGGGCATCCTCGAGGACAACTTCAACTTCCTCACCAAGATGTGCACGCTCCGCATGCGACGGGCCGCCCTGGAGATGATCGAGGCTGCCAAACAGCGCGGCTGCCGAGTGGTCGTAAACGGATCGGACGCTACCGACCGTCCCTTGGTGTATCTCGCGGCCGGAGCGGACGCCGTGATCCTGGGCGAGGTGGAAGAGACCTTCTGCGACGTCGTCGATGTCCTCACGGCTGACCCCGGGGCGGATCTAGGAGCAGTTCCGGGGCTCGCGTTGCCCGGTCCGGGATCGTCAGACACGGGCGCGAACGGCTCGCCGGACAGCGTTCGCCGGACGGCTCTCCGAACACGCATCTCCGACCTGGACGCGCTCCCGTTCCCGGCCTGGGACCTCGTCGACGTAGAGCAGTACCGGGCGGCTTGGACGCGTACCCACGGGAGGCTCTCCTGGAACATGGCTACGTCCCGGGGCTGCCCGTACGGATGCAACTGGTGCGCGAAGCCGGTCTTCGGCCGGCAGTACGCACAGCGCAGCCCGGCGAATGTGGCGGAGGAGCTGAGGCTCCTCCGTGAACACGTCCGGCCCGACCACGTATGGTTCGCCGACGACATCTTCGGACTCACCGCGGGCTGGATCGAGGACTTCGCCGACGAGGTGACGAAGCGGGGGACCCGCACGCCGTTCTCGATTCAGTCTCGCGTCAACCTGATGAAGCCCCGGAGCGTTGCGGCACTCGATGAGTCCGGGGCCGAAGAGGTCTGGCTCGGCGTCGAGTCAGGCTCGCAACAGGTGCTCGACGCGATGGACAAGGGCACTCAAATCGAGCAGATCCGCGAGGCGACCCGGACTTTGAAGGCGCAGGGCATCCGGGCCTGCTGGTTCATCCAGCTCGGCTACCTCGGGGAGCACAAGGAGGACATCCTTCGCACTCGCGACCTGATCCTCGAGGAGCGGCCCGACGAGATCGGGGTGTCCGTCTCGTACCCGTTGCCAGGAACACCCTTCTACGAAGCGGTACGCTCGCAGGTCGGCACCAAGCGCAACTGGGAGCACACCGACGACCTGGACATGCTTTTCCACGGCACTTATACGGCCGACTTCTACCGCATGTTGCGAGACATCCTCCACGAGGAGGTGGACGCGTACAACGGCGGCGGCGCGACCCTATCCGCGGAGTGGGATGAGCTCTGGGCGCGGGAGGCCGAGTTCCGTAACCTGGTCGCGGTCCATGATTAG
- a CDS encoding TonB-dependent receptor, translating into MACSRVTGFFGFSLVAFLAFAVPAAAQQAISGQVVDAANGQPIVGAQVSVVGGTSGSLTDARGNFSVAVPSGRHSIVVQFIGFETRSIGGVQAGESITVELTSTAVVLRGVNVTVSRGREQRTDLAPAHVITVDAETIERLGATTVVDYIRGEPGVDAIQTGIFQSNTVVRGFNNVFSGALLVLTDNRYARVPSINLNAYNMVAATPLDVERVEVVLGPAAALYGPNSANGVMHIITKSPIDNPGTSFSVAGGSRRLVQGVFRQSWANEDRNVGFKISGQYFRGDDFTYNDPVEGAAAANNPGDPLIGNRDYNAERYSIEARADFRPWDNEDDEIILTYGLNELISSVELTGIGAGQVKNWKYQFFQAQMRRGALFAQLFFNGSDSGDTYLLRTGQRIVDESTVLAAQLQYNLTLTSRIDAVVGYDYTKTNPDTKGTITGINEDSDQTTEMGAYLHTTTRLSDRLNFVAALRVDDHEHLEDPVFSPRAALVFSPADGHSLRTTYNRAFGTPTTNNLFLDLVAGRIPLTPTVGYDVRTQGVPKSGFTFNNTCAGGVNNYCMYSPFAPGVQLPATGAALWDAVLVPLALTNATLLATLPLLGLTPESFAAIVGNPGPGDLSSVLLRFNSENPSIPFLPDPGASPVARLKPTITNTYEVGYNGLIGGRLRIAASGYYTKINNFIGPLRVETPSVFLDGASVASFLVGRLTGVGIPLAFASQIAAEIAAGAAIVPLGTVAPDQRTNSDLILTYRNFGDVDFVGADVGFEWHASSRTTLTGSYSHVSKECFDFDGDGTCGSSRDIALNAPSNKGSIGLMYDNKVVGAFIGGRMRFSDGFPMNSGVYVGQVESYQVLDLNMGYHVPGYSGFIVSLTLNNAFGNLHQEFIGAPEIGRIGMLKLQYEF; encoded by the coding sequence ATGGCGTGCTCAAGAGTGACCGGTTTCTTCGGATTTTCGCTTGTGGCGTTCTTGGCGTTCGCCGTGCCGGCCGCAGCGCAGCAGGCCATCTCCGGGCAGGTGGTCGACGCCGCGAACGGCCAGCCGATCGTAGGAGCGCAAGTGTCGGTGGTCGGAGGCACCAGTGGCTCTCTGACCGACGCCCGAGGCAACTTCAGCGTCGCCGTGCCGAGCGGACGACACTCCATCGTCGTCCAGTTCATCGGCTTCGAGACGCGGTCGATCGGGGGCGTGCAGGCGGGCGAGTCCATCACGGTCGAACTGACGTCGACCGCGGTCGTGTTGCGTGGCGTCAACGTCACGGTGAGTCGCGGACGCGAGCAGCGCACGGACCTTGCGCCTGCCCATGTCATCACCGTGGACGCCGAGACGATCGAGAGGCTGGGCGCGACGACGGTGGTCGACTACATCAGGGGTGAGCCGGGGGTGGACGCGATCCAGACAGGCATCTTCCAGAGCAACACCGTGGTGCGCGGCTTCAACAACGTGTTCTCGGGCGCGTTGCTGGTCCTGACGGACAACCGATACGCCAGGGTGCCGTCGATCAACCTCAACGCGTACAACATGGTCGCGGCGACACCGCTCGACGTGGAGCGCGTGGAGGTCGTGCTCGGCCCGGCGGCCGCGCTGTACGGGCCGAACTCCGCCAATGGCGTCATGCATATCATCACGAAGTCCCCGATCGATAACCCGGGAACCTCCTTCAGCGTGGCCGGCGGCAGCCGCAGGCTCGTCCAGGGTGTTTTCCGACAGTCGTGGGCGAACGAGGACCGGAATGTCGGCTTCAAGATCTCCGGGCAATACTTCCGTGGTGACGACTTCACCTACAACGATCCAGTAGAAGGGGCAGCGGCAGCCAACAACCCGGGCGATCCACTCATCGGGAACCGGGATTACAACGCCGAGCGGTACAGCATCGAGGCCCGGGCGGACTTCCGACCCTGGGACAACGAGGACGACGAGATCATCCTCACTTACGGCCTCAACGAGCTCATCAGCTCGGTCGAGTTGACCGGTATTGGAGCGGGCCAGGTCAAAAACTGGAAGTACCAGTTCTTCCAGGCCCAGATGCGAAGGGGCGCTCTCTTCGCTCAGCTCTTCTTCAACGGCAGCGACTCGGGTGACACCTACCTGCTACGGACGGGCCAGCGGATCGTGGACGAGTCCACCGTCCTGGCCGCGCAACTCCAGTACAACCTGACGCTGACCAGTCGCATCGACGCGGTCGTGGGCTACGACTACACAAAGACGAACCCGGACACGAAGGGCACGATCACAGGCATCAACGAGGATAGTGACCAGACTACCGAGATGGGTGCTTATCTCCACACCACCACGCGGCTCAGCGACCGATTGAACTTCGTGGCCGCGCTACGCGTGGACGATCACGAGCACCTCGAGGACCCGGTCTTCTCACCGCGTGCCGCACTGGTCTTCAGTCCAGCGGACGGGCACAGCCTGCGCACGACTTACAATCGCGCTTTCGGTACGCCGACCACGAACAACCTGTTCTTGGACCTCGTGGCGGGTCGGATACCGCTCACGCCGACCGTCGGCTACGACGTGCGCACGCAGGGCGTGCCCAAGTCGGGCTTTACGTTCAACAACACCTGCGCGGGTGGTGTGAACAACTACTGCATGTACTCACCGTTCGCGCCCGGCGTGCAGCTCCCGGCCACTGGTGCGGCTCTCTGGGACGCCGTGCTCGTTCCTCTCGCCCTGACTAATGCCACGCTGCTGGCGACGTTGCCGCTGCTCGGTCTGACGCCGGAGTCGTTCGCGGCGATCGTGGGCAACCCCGGGCCCGGCGACCTCAGCTCGGTTTTGCTGCGGTTCAACTCAGAGAATCCGTCGATTCCCTTCCTGCCGGATCCAGGCGCGTCGCCGGTGGCGCGACTCAAGCCGACGATTACCAATACATACGAGGTAGGCTACAACGGCCTCATCGGCGGCCGGCTCCGTATTGCAGCCTCCGGCTACTATACGAAGATCAATAACTTCATCGGACCTTTGAGGGTCGAAACGCCGAGCGTGTTCCTGGATGGCGCCTCGGTCGCGTCCTTCCTTGTCGGGCGCCTCACGGGCGTCGGCATTCCGCTGGCATTCGCGAGTCAGATCGCCGCAGAGATCGCGGCCGGGGCGGCGATCGTTCCGCTCGGAACGGTGGCACCCGACCAACGAACCAACTCCGACCTGATTCTGACGTACCGCAACTTCGGTGACGTTGACTTCGTCGGGGCCGACGTCGGCTTCGAGTGGCACGCTTCGTCACGCACCACACTCACCGGATCCTACTCGCACGTGAGCAAGGAGTGTTTCGACTTCGACGGGGACGGCACCTGCGGCAGCAGTCGAGACATCGCGCTGAACGCGCCGTCCAACAAGGGATCGATCGGCCTCATGTACGACAACAAGGTCGTGGGTGCCTTCATCGGCGGTCGGATGCGGTTCAGCGACGGCTTCCCGATGAACTCCGGCGTCTACGTGGGTCAGGTAGAGAGCTACCAAGTACTCGACTTGAACATGGGCTACCACGTTCCAGGCTATTCGGGCTTCATCGTGTCGCTCACGCTGAACAACGCGTTCGGGAACCTGCACCAGGAGTTTATCGGTGCGCCTGAGATCGGCCGCATCGGTATGCTCAAGCTGCAGTACGAGTTCTAG
- a CDS encoding c-type cytochrome: MRWSCVSTAGAIVVGAGALCAQVPDDLSQLTGEELYVASCAACHGADGSGLDRSLLGFEEAVPDFTDCDFAAREPDGDWVAVAHEGGPVRGFSEMMPAFRGALTPDQLQLVIDHIRTQCTDPNWPRGELNLPRGLVTEKAYPEDEWVVEAGVDLEGDGSLGSAFVYERRFGPRSQIEVKIPFGWRSVPGPGGASDEWVSGLGDVALGVKHALHHSLVSGTIFSLGGEVILPTGAESKGLGADGAAIEAFGSFGQILPADAFIQAQAGAEVPLYGGAANEVFGRVSFGRTFTEGAWGRSWTPMIEAQVKRDLEEGAPTRLDLIPQLQLSLNTRQHVLANIGLLVPATHRSGRSVRLLVYLLLDWFDGGFFEGW, from the coding sequence ATGCGATGGAGCTGCGTTTCAACCGCTGGCGCAATCGTGGTCGGCGCGGGCGCCCTGTGCGCGCAGGTCCCCGACGACCTGAGCCAGCTGACCGGTGAGGAGCTGTACGTCGCATCGTGCGCGGCGTGCCATGGCGCGGACGGCAGCGGGCTGGACCGGTCGCTGCTGGGCTTCGAAGAGGCTGTGCCGGACTTCACGGACTGCGATTTCGCGGCGCGCGAACCGGACGGCGACTGGGTCGCGGTCGCACACGAAGGCGGGCCTGTGCGCGGCTTCAGCGAGATGATGCCCGCGTTCCGTGGAGCCCTCACTCCGGACCAGCTCCAACTGGTCATCGACCACATCCGCACCCAGTGCACCGACCCCAATTGGCCGCGCGGCGAGCTCAACCTGCCCCGTGGCCTCGTCACCGAGAAGGCGTACCCGGAGGACGAGTGGGTCGTGGAGGCCGGAGTGGACCTGGAAGGCGACGGTTCCCTGGGAAGCGCGTTCGTCTATGAGCGCCGCTTCGGGCCCCGCAGCCAGATCGAAGTCAAGATTCCGTTCGGCTGGCGCTCAGTGCCAGGACCGGGTGGGGCTTCCGACGAATGGGTCAGTGGCTTGGGCGACGTCGCGCTCGGCGTGAAGCACGCGCTGCACCACAGCCTCGTGTCGGGCACGATCTTCTCGCTCGGCGGTGAGGTGATCCTGCCGACCGGCGCGGAGTCAAAGGGGCTGGGTGCCGACGGAGCGGCGATCGAGGCCTTCGGCTCTTTCGGCCAGATCCTTCCCGCCGACGCCTTCATCCAGGCGCAGGCGGGCGCCGAGGTGCCGCTCTACGGCGGCGCCGCGAACGAGGTCTTCGGAAGAGTCTCGTTCGGGCGCACATTCACCGAAGGCGCGTGGGGCCGAAGCTGGACGCCCATGATCGAGGCGCAGGTCAAGCGCGATCTCGAGGAAGGCGCGCCGACCCGCCTCGACCTGATCCCGCAGCTGCAGCTGTCGCTCAACACTCGCCAGCACGTGCTCGCCAACATCGGGCTGCTCGTGCCTGCGACGCATAGGAGCGGGCGCTCGGTGCGGCTGCTCGTCTACCTGCTGCTCGACTGGTTCGACGGCGGCTTCTTCGAGGGGTGGTGA
- a CDS encoding methyltransferase domain-containing protein, giving the protein MISSTRVPAAVAAFDASADVFDGRFGTWASVAAQRRAVRRHLVGAFPPGARVLELGGGTGEDAIFLALKGRDVLLTDGSERMLHRATEKAVAQGCADRVDTAVLVLEEIEEFAAEWRSRGGELFDGAYSNFAALNCVADLRAVARGLAALLRPGAPALLVLFGQFPPGEVVVQLARGDPRTAVRRLARAPVPARLGGVDFTVHYPSPRKVAGAFAPEFRRVRTRGVGIFVPPSAAEPAISAHPRLLRALEALDRIAEAPLALLGDHVLVHLERTASHVVPGEGTLTPAPPARVSAEALRRFRTAYAEHRASEGRGRGGEDEVRALPYVRSGPTASQWRVRARSFERFISMVLDPLARELGPRPLHLLDLGAGNAWLSCRVRALGHRATAVDLRVDDVDGLGVLAGGASGPAAPPDRVAGSFEALPIADDAADIAVFNAAIHYALDLERALAEACRVVRAGGRIVVIDSPFYDSAAHGEAMVAEKQAQAEAQFGLLAPDLLALPFIEFLTADRLARASEPFGLAWRRRRVRYPLAYELRPLLARLRGRRAPSRFDVWEAKVP; this is encoded by the coding sequence ATGATTAGCTCGACTCGCGTCCCCGCGGCGGTCGCGGCGTTCGACGCGTCTGCCGACGTGTTCGACGGGCGCTTCGGCACCTGGGCCAGCGTCGCCGCTCAGCGTCGCGCGGTACGCCGGCACCTCGTGGGGGCGTTTCCACCCGGCGCACGCGTGCTCGAGCTGGGGGGCGGGACTGGCGAAGACGCGATCTTCTTGGCGCTCAAGGGCCGCGACGTGCTCCTCACCGACGGATCCGAGCGCATGCTGCACAGGGCCACGGAAAAGGCGGTCGCCCAGGGGTGCGCCGACCGCGTCGACACAGCCGTGCTCGTGCTGGAGGAGATCGAGGAGTTCGCGGCCGAGTGGCGGTCCCGTGGCGGCGAGTTGTTCGACGGAGCGTACTCGAACTTCGCCGCGTTGAACTGCGTAGCCGACCTCCGAGCCGTGGCTCGGGGGCTCGCGGCTCTGCTCCGTCCTGGCGCCCCCGCGCTGCTCGTGCTCTTCGGGCAGTTCCCTCCGGGGGAGGTGGTCGTCCAGCTTGCGCGGGGCGACCCGCGAACCGCGGTGCGCCGGCTGGCGCGCGCTCCGGTTCCCGCACGCCTCGGCGGTGTGGACTTCACGGTACATTACCCGAGTCCCCGGAAGGTCGCCGGGGCCTTCGCCCCGGAGTTCCGCCGGGTGCGTACCCGCGGCGTCGGGATCTTCGTGCCGCCCAGCGCCGCCGAGCCTGCGATCTCGGCACACCCGCGCCTGCTCCGCGCGCTCGAGGCGCTCGACCGGATCGCCGAAGCTCCGCTCGCGCTCCTCGGTGACCACGTACTCGTCCACCTGGAGCGGACTGCGTCACACGTCGTCCCCGGGGAGGGCACGCTGACTCCCGCGCCGCCGGCCCGTGTTTCGGCGGAGGCGCTCCGCCGGTTTCGCACCGCGTACGCCGAGCATCGGGCCTCGGAAGGCCGAGGCCGGGGCGGCGAGGACGAGGTGCGCGCGCTTCCCTATGTGCGCAGCGGCCCGACCGCGTCGCAGTGGCGAGTGCGCGCGAGGTCATTCGAGCGCTTCATCTCGATGGTCCTCGACCCGCTGGCGCGCGAGCTCGGGCCGCGGCCGCTCCACCTGCTGGACCTGGGCGCTGGTAACGCGTGGCTCAGCTGCCGGGTGCGCGCCCTGGGACACCGTGCGACCGCGGTGGACCTCCGCGTCGACGACGTCGACGGGCTGGGTGTGTTGGCGGGCGGCGCCTCCGGACCCGCAGCCCCTCCGGACCGTGTCGCGGGATCGTTCGAAGCCTTACCGATCGCGGATGACGCCGCCGACATCGCGGTGTTCAACGCCGCGATCCACTACGCGCTCGACCTGGAGCGGGCGCTCGCCGAGGCGTGCCGCGTCGTCCGAGCCGGCGGGCGCATTGTCGTGATCGACTCCCCCTTCTACGACTCCGCGGCCCACGGGGAGGCGATGGTGGCCGAAAAGCAGGCGCAGGCCGAAGCCCAGTTCGGCTTGCTCGCGCCGGACCTGCTCGCGCTGCCCTTCATCGAGTTCCTCACGGCGGACCGGTTGGCCCGAGCCTCCGAACCGTTCGGGCTCGCCTGGCGCCGCCGCCGCGTACGTTATCCGCTTGCTTACGAGCTGCGTCCGCTGCTTGCTCGGCTTCGCGGCCGGCGAGCCCCGTCCCGCTTCGACGTGTGGGAGGCCAAGGTCCCGTGA